The nucleotide window GAATGCCAAAGCTGTACAAAATACGGCTGATCTAATCCGTACAAACGATTAAAGTTTTCAATTTGCTCTTGTGTTGCCTCAATGCCTAATAAATTTCGCGCTGGGTCAAAAGGAGAAATATACAAAATCGTAAATACTAGCGTTGCCACACCCAAAATAACAAACACACTTTGAATTAATCGTTCAAAGATGAAGCGAATAAATGGATTACTCGAAATAAACAATAGAATATACATAAAAATACCCGGAATTAAGCTAATGATTAAAAACTTAGGTGTTTTCAAAAGCTGGCTAAAGTAATTTGTATATGTATTATTTTCTACACCGTGTGCAGCGAGTAGCTTATCAACCGTACGCTGTAATTTTTGTTGTGCTAGTTGCTGTGCATTTGCTTTTATTCTTTTTTCATCAATTGCTTGTTTGAAAAATGCGGCCTTTGCACGCTCCTGCGTTTCGTATTCACGTGTCCATGTAAGTACTTGCCCTTCCTCAATTAGTTGCTCCTCGAATTGCTTTATTAACTGGATATTTTTCGCATTCGAACTACCACGAATGTACATGACATAAGTGACAATGTGCACGATGAAGCCTAATAAAATGTAGGCGAAGTAATAGCTTTTTTTCGACGTATTTTTTTCAAAGCTATCCTGAAAGATGTGCCATACTTTCATCGATGCAACTCCTTTCTACTATTCTTGCTTTCTTAATGGAATAGTTCAAAACTTTATATTGCATAATTCCTACCTGTTTAGTACAGTATGTATTAGTAACACCGTTTCGTCAATATTAATATTCAAAATTTTTAAAGGATGAGAAAAAAATGAGTGAAAAACTACTAACGGTAAAGGATTTACGCGTTTCATTTATAACTGATGAGTCGGAATTTGAAGCCGTGAAAGGTGTAAGTTTCCATATAAATGCAGGTGAAACTGTCGGAATTGTAGGGGAGTCTGGAAGTGGTAAAAGTGTAACAGCAAGATCAATTATGCGTTTATTACCTTCCCCCCCCTCTTTTTTGAAGTCGGGAACGATCGAATTCCACGGCAAAAATCTCGTGTTACAATCTGAAAAACAAATGGAAGCAATTCGAGGAAAAGATATTAGTATGATTTTCCAAGATCCGATGACGTCAACAAATCCAACGATTCGTATTGGGGAACAAATTGCAGAAGGTTTAGTTAAACACCAAGGCTTATCGAATAAAGAAGCGTTCGCCAAAACAATCGAACTATTAAAATTAGTCGGCATTAAAAATAGCGAAGAACGTTACAATCAATATCCGCATGAATTTAGTGGTGGAATGCGCCAACGTGTAATGATTGCGATGGCGTTAGCTTGTAACCCTTCCCTACTCATTGCAGATGAACCAACAACCGCGTTAGACGTTACAATTCAAGCACAAATTCTTTCATTAATGAAAGAAATGCAACAACGACTTGGCACGTCAATTATTTTAATTACGCACGATTTAGGGGTTGTGGCCGGTATGTGTGATCGCGTGATCGTTATGAAAGAGGGCGAGGTAGTTGAGCAAGGTACAACCGAAGAAATTTTCGCCAATCCGCAGCATGATTACACGAAGCGTTTACTACATGCTCTACCAAAATTGCATGAAAAGAAAGAACCAAAAGTAATCCCAAATTTAGCGCCTGAGCTCGATATGACTGTGCCACTTGTTGAAGTGAAAAACATATCAAAGCATTTTGAAATGGCAAAAGGCAATGTGCTAAAGGCAGTTGATGATTTATCATTTCAAATTTATCCTGGTGAAACATTAGGTCTTGTTGGTGAATCTGGTTCTGGAAAATCAACTACCGGGCGTACTCTATTACAATTACACGAACCAACTGATGGCGAAGTGTTGTATAAAGGTGTTCCGGTAAGTCGACTTACGAAAAATGAGTTAAAAAGTATGCGTCGACATATGCAAATCATTTTCCAAGATCCATATTCGAGTTTAAATCCAAGGAAAAAGGTGCTCGATATTATTGGAGAAGCATTAGATTTACATAAGTTAACGACATCAAAAGAACAGCGTCGTTCTCGTGTAGAGGAATTGTTAGAGCTCGTCGGCTTGAAAAAAGAACATGCACTACGCTATCCGCATGAATTCAGTGGTGGTCAACGCCAGCGCATCGGTATCGCTCGCGCACTTGCTGTAGAGCCTCAATTTATTGTGTGCGATGAACCATTATCTGCACTCGATGTATCGATTCAAAAGCAAGTCGTTGATTTATTAAAAGATTTACAGCAACGTCTTGGGTTAACGTATTTATTTATCGCGCATGATTTATCAATGGTGAAACATATTAGTGACCGTGTCGCTGTTATGTACGGTGGTAAAATTGTCGAACTTGCCGAAAGTGAAGAATTATACAGCAACCCAAAGCATCCATATACAAAAATGCTACTTAACTCGATTCCAATCCCTGATCCAGCGATTGAAAAGAAGAAAAAACGCGAAGTGATGAATGAAGAACAGCTTATGTCAAATCGATTTGATGTAGAAAATGCAAAGTTAGTTGAAGTATCAGATGGACATTGGGTAGCAATATAATGAAAAAAAGATTCTCGAAGTTTTTTCGGGAATCTTTTTTGTAATTGACACAAGATGAAAACCTACTATTATTGTAAATTTGTAGTTGGCTTTGGTGCCTTCACTTCAGCTGGGATTGCACAAATATATTCTTTCCCTGCACGTAACCGGTCAAATTCTGCTTTTGCCGTCGCAATCACTTGTGGATTTACTAATGAATCAAGTGCAGCACCCGCCATTGTTTTCGCAGCATAGTGCATGCCCTTCATTCCGATAGAAGTCCCAAAAGAAGATGTCGCCTGCCATGTATGCAACTGTACTCCATGAGGGGCACAAACTGTTGTCACTTGTCCGAGTGGTGCAATCCATGAGACATCACCTAAATCACTTGAACCCGGCATAGATTGACGGAATAGTTGAGGGAGGTTTAACTGATCTTTAATTAAAACATTGCCCACATCGCCCCCCATCATCGCAAGCTGCTGATTCGCTCCCGCAAAAACAGATGGATCTATTGATTGTTGAAGCTCTTTCGCGTATACTTCCTCTTCTTCTGAAAATTGGAGTGGCGGTAACTCCTGCCATTGGGCAAACATTTGATTATTTAACGTCATATTTGGTAGCGAATCATAGCAACCCGACTTTATCTTCCAGGAAACAGTTGTTTCTGTCATATGGGCCGCGCCTTCTGCTACACGAATTAAACGGCGTAATAAATCATCCACTGCTTCGCGTGTTGCACCTCGCAAAAAATAAAACACACTTGCCTCATCAGGAACGATATTCGGCGCTAATCCCCCATTTGTAATTTGGTAATGAATACGAGAGCCATCAGGAACATGCTCACGTAAATAGTTTGCACCAACGTTCATTATTTCCACCCCATCTAATGCACTTCTCCCTAAATGAGGTGCAGCTGCAGCGTGTGCCGTGCGACCTTTGAAGAAAAATTCCACCCCAGTTAATGCTTGCATAGACGGATGAACCGCCATATTATATGTGCCAGGATGCCATGTGTAGACGATATCTAAATCATCAAATACCCCTTCACGTGCCATAAATGATTTTCCTGATAATAATTCCTCTGCTGGACAGCCATAATAGCGAATTGTACCGGCAATGTTCTCCTTCTCCATCATGTTTTTTAATGCTACAACTGCTTCCACTCCAGCAGTTCCTAATAAATTATGTCCGCATCCATGTCCAGGACCACCTTCTACGATTGGTAAATGAGTTGTCGTTGTTTGCTGACTCAAACCTGGTAACGCATCAAATTCACCTAGAAATCCAATAATTGGTGCTCCTGTACCCCATTCCGCCATAAAAGCTGTTGCCACGTCGCCAGTATTTGTTGAAATACGGAAACCTTGTTCGAGTAAAAAGTTTCTCTGCACTTCAGATGCATATGTCTCTTCATAGCCTACTTGTGGATGGTCCCAAATATCCTTCGCCATTTTTGCAAAAATAGCCTCATTTTGTTCCATCGATTTAAACAGTTGTTGTTTCATGCTATCCCTCCACTGGATCTAAACTAACCGAACCTGATTTTTTTAGTGGTAATGTAATTGCAATACATGCTGCTATCGCGCATACGATTGCTAAAAAGATAAATGATGTATTAAACGAACCACCTGATGCGTTAATTAAATAGCCCATAATCGATGGCGAAACAATACCGGCTGCTTGACCACCAAAGTTAACAACACCAAATGCAGTTGCTACGTTACTTTCTTCCACGACACGGTGTGGCGTAGTAAAGATGAACGAAATAACAAACGCTACAAATGTGAAGGCGATGCACTGATACAGAATAATCAAAATAATAGATGACGCACTAGCCATTAAAAATAGTGAAACAGCTAGAACAGCTGCACCTAGAATCACACCATATTTGGATTTTTCACCTAACTTCGTAATAATTCGACCACTTACAACCATTCCGACAGCAGAACATAATGCTGGAATAGCTGCAACTAAACCAATGCTTTTCATATCAATATTGTGAACCTGCATTAAATATGTTGGCATCCAAGAACTTAAGCCCCAGCTTGCAATATTAATAAAGAAAAAAATCGTTAATACTTTTAATAAGTATGGATTCGATAAAACAGCTTTAAACGAGCCCTTCTGTTGTTCACCATTTACTTCCATATATGTTTTGGCATTTCGCGTAAAGTACAATAAAGCTAACACGAAAATAATTCCTAATGCTGAAATTATAAAGAATACGGAACGCCAGCCAAATAGTAATAATAATGGCGCACATAGAATGGGTGCTAGTGCTGCACCTAACATATTTGATGACATCATCGTTGCTTGCGCTTTTGTACGCTGCGATTTTTCAAAATATGTGGCAATCGCTTTCGTACTTGCAGCTGGGTATCCCCCTTCTCCTACACCAAATAAGAAACGAATGAATATTAATGATACGATCGACCAAGCGAGACCTGTAAGCGCAGTAAAAACTGACCAAAATAACACGGC belongs to Solibacillus sp. FSL R7-0682 and includes:
- a CDS encoding ABC transporter ATP-binding protein — its product is MSEKLLTVKDLRVSFITDESEFEAVKGVSFHINAGETVGIVGESGSGKSVTARSIMRLLPSPPSFLKSGTIEFHGKNLVLQSEKQMEAIRGKDISMIFQDPMTSTNPTIRIGEQIAEGLVKHQGLSNKEAFAKTIELLKLVGIKNSEERYNQYPHEFSGGMRQRVMIAMALACNPSLLIADEPTTALDVTIQAQILSLMKEMQQRLGTSIILITHDLGVVAGMCDRVIVMKEGEVVEQGTTEEIFANPQHDYTKRLLHALPKLHEKKEPKVIPNLAPELDMTVPLVEVKNISKHFEMAKGNVLKAVDDLSFQIYPGETLGLVGESGSGKSTTGRTLLQLHEPTDGEVLYKGVPVSRLTKNELKSMRRHMQIIFQDPYSSLNPRKKVLDIIGEALDLHKLTTSKEQRRSRVEELLELVGLKKEHALRYPHEFSGGQRQRIGIARALAVEPQFIVCDEPLSALDVSIQKQVVDLLKDLQQRLGLTYLFIAHDLSMVKHISDRVAVMYGGKIVELAESEELYSNPKHPYTKMLLNSIPIPDPAIEKKKKREVMNEEQLMSNRFDVENAKLVEVSDGHWVAI
- a CDS encoding amidohydrolase; translation: MKQQLFKSMEQNEAIFAKMAKDIWDHPQVGYEETYASEVQRNFLLEQGFRISTNTGDVATAFMAEWGTGAPIIGFLGEFDALPGLSQQTTTTHLPIVEGGPGHGCGHNLLGTAGVEAVVALKNMMEKENIAGTIRYYGCPAEELLSGKSFMAREGVFDDLDIVYTWHPGTYNMAVHPSMQALTGVEFFFKGRTAHAAAAPHLGRSALDGVEIMNVGANYLREHVPDGSRIHYQITNGGLAPNIVPDEASVFYFLRGATREAVDDLLRRLIRVAEGAAHMTETTVSWKIKSGCYDSLPNMTLNNQMFAQWQELPPLQFSEEEEVYAKELQQSIDPSVFAGANQQLAMMGGDVGNVLIKDQLNLPQLFRQSMPGSSDLGDVSWIAPLGQVTTVCAPHGVQLHTWQATSSFGTSIGMKGMHYAAKTMAGAALDSLVNPQVIATAKAEFDRLRAGKEYICAIPAEVKAPKPTTNLQ
- a CDS encoding MFS transporter; the protein is MESSMKDKGGLILAVLYFGWIVSYVDRTAITLALTNIGDDLALNATQLGFVLSAFFMGYAFMQIPGGWLSDRFGTVKILIIAVLFWSVFTALTGLAWSIVSLIFIRFLFGVGEGGYPAASTKAIATYFEKSQRTKAQATMMSSNMLGAALAPILCAPLLLLFGWRSVFFIISALGIIFVLALLYFTRNAKTYMEVNGEQQKGSFKAVLSNPYLLKVLTIFFFINIASWGLSSWMPTYLMQVHNIDMKSIGLVAAIPALCSAVGMVVSGRIITKLGEKSKYGVILGAAVLAVSLFLMASASSIILIILYQCIAFTFVAFVISFIFTTPHRVVEESNVATAFGVVNFGGQAAGIVSPSIMGYLINASGGSFNTSFIFLAIVCAIAACIAITLPLKKSGSVSLDPVEG